The Methylocystis bryophila genome contains the following window.
ACGACGACGGCCGGCTTGGCGGAAGAAGAGGCGAAGCTGCGCACGATAGAACAGGAGGTCAAGGTCGCCATCGCCACCGCCGCGACCATTCAGACCCGCATCGACGACGCCATACTCAAATCTCCGGTCACGGGGAGGGTGCTTTATAAGCTGGCCGAGGTCGGCGAGGTGATCGCGGCGGGTGGGAAGGTGCTGACTCTTACCAATCTCAGCGACGTTTACATGGAGATCTTCCTGCCGTCCGCTCAGGCCGCGAGGATCAGGGAAGGCGCGGAGGCGAGGTTGACCCTCGATGCGCTGCCGGGCGTCGCCGTCGCCGGCTATGTCAGCTTTGTGTCGCCGGAGGCGCAATTTACGCCGAAGCAGGTCGAGACCAAGACCGAGCGTGATAAATTGATGTTTCGCGTCAAGATCCGCGTGCCCGAGAAGATGGTCGAGTCCCACATCGACGTTGTGAAAACGGGCGTGCGCGGCGTCGGCTATGTCAAGCTCGACAATTCCGCCGAGTGGCCGGCTTACCTGCAGAATCTCGTTAAGCCCGGGGGCGAGCAGGCAAGTCGCAGCGCGAAACCGTAAAGCCCCGGAGCGACAACCTGATGCTGGATTCTGCGACTGACGCGTCAAAGGATGCACGCGTCGCTCCGCCTGTCGTTTCGGTCGCCAAAGTCACGCATCGCTATGGCAAGACGCTGGCGGTCGACACGCTTTCGCTCGACATTCCGAGCGGGCTCATGGTCGGCGTCATCGGTCCCGACGGCGTGGGCAAGTCGACGCTTCTGGCGCTCATCGCCGGCTCGAAGAAGATCCAGCAGGGCAAGGTGATCGTGCTCGGCGGCGACATGGCGGACGCCCGGCATCGGCGAGACGCCTGTCCCCGCATCGCTTACATGCCGCAGGGTCTCGGCAAGAACCTCTATTTAGAGCTCAGCGTCGCGGAGAACATCGATTTCATGGCCCGGCTCTTCGGCCTCTCCGCCGAGGAGCGTCCGGCCAAAATCAAGGAGCTGCTCGACGCAACGGGGCTTGGGCCTTTTCCCGAACGCCCCGCCGGAAAGCTTTCGGGCGGCATGAAGCAGAAGGTTAGCCTCTGCGGCGCGCTCGTGCATGAGCCGGATCTGCTCATTCTCGACGAGCCGACCACCGGCGTCGATCCCTTGTCGCGGCGGCAATTCTGGGCGCTCATCGACGACATTCGCCGGGACCGCCCGAGCATGAGCGTGATGATCTCCACCGCCTATATGGACGAAGCCGAGCGCTGGGATTGGATCGTCGCCATGGACGCGGGCCGTGTGCTCGCGACCGGCACGCCGAAGGAACTTATGGAGCGAACGGGGACGAAAGACCTGGAGCGGTGCTTCGTCCAATTGCTGCCGGAGGAAAAGCGCAGCGGCCACGTCGACCTGACCATCCCGCCAAGGCCAAAGGGCAAGGCCGAGATCGTCATTGACGCCAAGGGCCTGACGCGCCGTTTCGGCGATTTCGTCGCGGTCGATCACGTAACCTTGACGATCGAGCGCGGGGAAATTTTCGGCTTCCTCGGCTCCAACGGCTGCGGCAAGTCGACGACGATGAAGATGCTGACGGGCCTTCTGCCGCCGACGGAAGGCAGCGCGACGCTCTTCGGCCACTCCGTCGAAGCCGGCAGCATCGAGGTGCGCAAAACGCTCGGATATATGACGCAGGCCTTCTCTCTCTATGAAGAGCTTACCGTCAGAGAGAACCTCGTTCTCGACGCGCGCCTGTATCACCTCCCGCCCGACAAAACGAAGACGCGCATCGACGAGCTTGTCGAGAAATTCGGTCTCGGACCCTATCTCGATGCGCTTACCAAAGATCTGCCCCTGGGTCTGCGCCAGCGGCTTTCGCTCGCGGTCGCCGTGCTGCACGAGCCGCAGATGCTCATCCTCGACGAGCCGACCTCGGGCGTCGATCCGGTGGCGCGCGACGGCTTCTGGGAATTGCTCATCGATCTCTCGCGCAACCAGGGCGTGACGATCTTTATTACGACGCATTTTATGAACGAGGGGATGCGCTGCGATCGTATCTCGCTCATGAATGCAGGAAAAGTGCTCGCCGCCGACGCGCCGCAGAAGCTCATTGAAGCGCGCGGCGCCGCCTCGCTCGAGGAAGCCTTTATCGGCTACATGGAAGACGCGATCGCCGAAAAGGCGGCCAAGGAGAGCGCTGCAGCGGCGGCGCCGGCGAGCGCCGAGAAACCGGTGGGGCTTGCGCACGCCCCGCGCTCTGCTCTCTCGCTCGGGCTTGGCCGCTTGCTCGCCTATAGCGCCAATGAGACCATGCAGATTCTGCGGGACCCGATCCGTCTGGCCTTCGCCTTCCTAGGGTCGGCGCTTCTGATGCTCGTCTTCGGTTTCGGCATCACGACGGACGTCGAGCATATCCGCTATGCCCCCTTCGATCTCGACCAGACCGCGGAGAGCCGCGCCTATCTCGAGCAATTCGCGGGAACGCCGCGCTATTTCACGCTGACGGAGCCGGTTCGCTCAGCCGACAGCGCATTGAGGCGTCTGCAAGCGGATGACATCTCGCTGGTCATCGAGATGCCGCCCAATTTCGGTCGCGACTTGCGCAAGGAGCTTGCGCCGGAGGTGCTCGCCTGGGTTGACGGCGCCAACACCTACCGCGGCGAGACCGTCTCTCAATATGTTCAAGCCGTTCAGATGACGATGATGCAGGATCCCTCGAACGGGCTGCCTACCGAGCCTCCAAAATATACGGCCACGTTCCAAGATCGCTACATGTATAATCCGACATTTGAAAGCATTTATGTTATGGTTCCCAGTGTTCCGCCTATGTTGCTGATCTTCATTCCCGCCATCCTAATGGCGATCAGTGTCGTGCGCGAAAAAGAGCTTGGTTCGATCATCAATTTCTATGTCACGCCGACGGCGCGGCTGGAATATCTGCTCGGCAAGCAGATCCCCTATATCGTGATCGGCTTCGTGAACTATTTTATTTTAACGGCGATGGCGATCATCGTGTTCGGCATACCCGTCAAGGGCGACTTTGTGATTTTAACCATCTGCACGCTGCTCTACCTCGTCACGACGACCGGCATCGGCATGGTGGTCTCGACATTCACGAGCAGCCAAGTCGCCGCCGTGTTCGTGACCGCGATTCTGACCCTTGTGCCGACGATCAATTTCGCTGGTCTGTTGCAGCCGGTTTCGACGCTTGCGGGGAGCGCGAAACTCATGGGCGCAATTTGGCCGACGTCCTATTACATGCATGCCAGCAGGGGCGTCTTCACCAAGGGGCTCGGCGCCGATTTGCTGATGCAGGATGTGGTCTATCTGGCTTTCTGCATCCCCGTTTTATGGCTCGTGAGCGTGCTTGCCTTGCGCAAGCAGGAGAACTAGCCGTGAACACTCTGCTCAACGTCTTCTGGCTGGGGCTGAAGGAGTTTCGCAGCCTCGCGAGCGATCTCGTGATGGTTTTCTTTGTCCTCTATGCTTTCACCGGCGCGATCTATGCTCAAGCGACCGGCACATCGAGCGAGGTCCGCAACGCCTCCATCGCCTTCGTCGACGAAGACGGTTCGGCCCTCTCCAAGGAGCTCATGAACGCCTTCTATCCGCCGCGCTTTCAAAGGCCAGACATCATCCCCGTGTCCGAGGTCGAAACCTCGATGGATCGGGGCGAATATATGTTCGTCGTCGTGATCCCGCCGCGGTTCGAGCTCGATCAGCGCGCCGGCCGTCATCCCGACATTCAGCTCAACATCGACGCGACCGCCATGACGCAGGCGGCGATCGGCAGCGGCTACATCAAGAACATCATCAACGACCGTGTTTCGAGCTTTTTCCGACGAACAGACCGATCAGCCGCCCCTCCGATCAATTTGATCATCCGGCGCTTGTTCAATCCTAATGGCGAATCCTCCTGGTTCACGAGCGTCGTCGCCATCATCAACCAAATCACTCTCATAACCGTCATTTTGACGGGAGCCGCCGTCATCCGTGAACGTGAGCACGGAACGCTCGAACACCTGCTCGTCATGCCGCTCAACGCTTTCGAGATCGCCATGGCGAAGATTTGGTCCAACAGCCTTGTGATCCTCATATGCACGGCGCTTTCGCTGCGCATCGTTGTCATGCAATTGCTGGAGTCGCCTTTTGCGGGCTCTGTCCTGCTATGGTTCGCGGGCGTGCTGCTTTATCTCTTCTTTGCAACCGCGCTCGGCCTGTTCCTCGGGACGATCTCTCGCTCCATGGCGCAATTCGCCTTGCTCATCATTATCGTGGTCCTCGTGCTCCAATTGCTCTCGGGCGGCAACACGCCTGTCGAGAGTCAGCCGGCATGGCTGCAAAGTTTGACCTTCCTCCTGCCGTCTCGCCATTTCGTGAGCTTCTCGCAAATCATCATCTATCGGGGCGGCGGATTTCAGGACGTCTGGCGGCAGTTCGCGATGGTCGGCGGGATCGGCCTAACCTTTTTCGTCTACAGCCTGTCGCTGTTTCGAAAATCGATCGCGGTCACGCGATAGGCGGGGAGCGCACATCGACAGCGCTGGCGCCGTTTGGCCTTTATCGAGAACTAACCCTATTAAGCGAGGCCGCGGCGTTAATTAGCCCCCTCGGTGAGGGGCGGGGAGCTTTATGAAGCGTTCGACGGGCGCGAGGGGCATGCTTGCAAAGCGAGCGCGGAGACCGGCGCGCGCTGCGGGACTCCTCGGCCTCACGATCCTAACCGTCGGCTGCGCCGTCGGACCCGACTTCGTTCCCCCGGAAGTTCCGGTCAATGAGGATTGGCTCGAGCATCGCGATCGGCGCGTGTCCGAGCATTCCGGTCCGCATCTCTATTGGTGGAAGGTCTTCAAGGACCCGACTCTCGACCGACTTATCGAGATCGCGTCGGAGCAGAATCTTCCCCTTCAGGTCTCGGGGCTGCGCATTCTCGAATCGCGCGCGCAACTGGGCGTGGCGGTCGGCGAGCTCTTCCCGCAGGTCCAGCAGGGCACGGGGCTCGCGCAGGAAAATCTTCTGAGCTCGCGCGTGGCGAACCAGAACTTGCCCGTGTTTTTTAGGCATAACTTCCCGATCTACAGTCTCGGTTTCCAGGCCGGCTGGGAGCTCGATTTTTGGGGAAGGCTGCGCCGCAACGTCGAAGCCGCCGACGCCAAGCTCTTGGCGACCGCTGCCGACTACGACAATGCGCTTGTGTCGCTCACCGCAGAGGTCGCGCGCGACTATACGTGGATGCGGACATATGAAGCGCTCATTCGTCTCGCCCACGAGAACGCCAAGGTCCAAAAGGAGGGATTGGACGTCGCCGAATCGCGGTTCCGAAATGGCGCCGTCTCCGAGCTCGACGTCACGCAGGCGCGCACGCTGCTCGAGAGCACGCTCGCGTCGATTCCGGAGTATCAGTCCGAGTGGCAAAAATACAAAAACGCCCTGAGCGTGCTGCTCGGGCGTCCGCCAGGCGCGATTGAGTCTCTTCTTTGCCGTCCGGCCGGAATTCCGTCGGCGCCCAAGAGCATAGGGGTTGGCTTGCCGGCCAATCTTCTCCGCCGTCGCCCGGATATTCGCGCCGCCGAGCTTGCCGCAGCGGCCGAAAGCGCCCGCATCGGCGCCGCTGAGGCCGAACTCTATCCGCGCTTCGTCTTGTCCGGCGAGGTCGGGGTGCAGGCGAGCGACGTCCACAAGCTCTTTGCGCCCCATAGCCTCGCCTACACGCTTGGGCCGACCTTCACATGGCCCATTCTGAACTACGGCCAGATCACCAATAATGTGCGCGCGCAGGACGCACGCTTTCAGCAAGCGCTCACCAATTATGAGCAGACGGTGCTTTCGGCGCAGCGAGAGGTCGAAGACGGGTTGATCGGCTATCTCAAGGAGCAGGAGAGCGCCGTCAATTATCAGCGCGCTGTTGAGGCTGCGCTCGAGTCCGTGCGTCTCTCTATGATCCAGTATCGCGAAGGCGCGACGGATTATCTGCGAGTGCTCAACTCGCAAACTTCCTTACTCCAGCAGAGAAACCGGCTCGTGGAGGCGCGGTCGACCATCGCGCTTAATCTCATCGGCGTTTACAGGGGGCTTGGCGGCGGCTGGGAGATCCGCAACGGCAAGCCGGTCGTTCCCATAGAGGTGCAGGCGGACATGGCGTCGCGCACCAATTGGGGCGATTTGCTGCCGGCGCCTTCTCCGCCCCCGACCGACGCCCTGCCTTTGCCGACGCCGGCGGGCGCGGCGCCGGCCCTGAGGCCCCCGGACTGGTGAGCGGGCGCGCGCCTCGTCCGCGAATCGCGATGAGTCCCCTGCGCAACCTCTCTCTGAGACGGCTCGAGCCCGTCACGGAGGCCGGGCCCAGCGGCGTCGCTGGATTTGACCGCGAGGGGCCGAGCCTTTACAATCCAATCGTAGCCTGCCGCCCCTTC
Protein-coding sequences here:
- a CDS encoding efflux transporter outer membrane subunit is translated as MKRSTGARGMLAKRARRPARAAGLLGLTILTVGCAVGPDFVPPEVPVNEDWLEHRDRRVSEHSGPHLYWWKVFKDPTLDRLIEIASEQNLPLQVSGLRILESRAQLGVAVGELFPQVQQGTGLAQENLLSSRVANQNLPVFFRHNFPIYSLGFQAGWELDFWGRLRRNVEAADAKLLATAADYDNALVSLTAEVARDYTWMRTYEALIRLAHENAKVQKEGLDVAESRFRNGAVSELDVTQARTLLESTLASIPEYQSEWQKYKNALSVLLGRPPGAIESLLCRPAGIPSAPKSIGVGLPANLLRRRPDIRAAELAAAAESARIGAAEAELYPRFVLSGEVGVQASDVHKLFAPHSLAYTLGPTFTWPILNYGQITNNVRAQDARFQQALTNYEQTVLSAQREVEDGLIGYLKEQESAVNYQRAVEAALESVRLSMIQYREGATDYLRVLNSQTSLLQQRNRLVEARSTIALNLIGVYRGLGGGWEIRNGKPVVPIEVQADMASRTNWGDLLPAPSPPPTDALPLPTPAGAAPALRPPDW
- the rbbA gene encoding ribosome-associated ATPase/putative transporter RbbA; protein product: MLDSATDASKDARVAPPVVSVAKVTHRYGKTLAVDTLSLDIPSGLMVGVIGPDGVGKSTLLALIAGSKKIQQGKVIVLGGDMADARHRRDACPRIAYMPQGLGKNLYLELSVAENIDFMARLFGLSAEERPAKIKELLDATGLGPFPERPAGKLSGGMKQKVSLCGALVHEPDLLILDEPTTGVDPLSRRQFWALIDDIRRDRPSMSVMISTAYMDEAERWDWIVAMDAGRVLATGTPKELMERTGTKDLERCFVQLLPEEKRSGHVDLTIPPRPKGKAEIVIDAKGLTRRFGDFVAVDHVTLTIERGEIFGFLGSNGCGKSTTMKMLTGLLPPTEGSATLFGHSVEAGSIEVRKTLGYMTQAFSLYEELTVRENLVLDARLYHLPPDKTKTRIDELVEKFGLGPYLDALTKDLPLGLRQRLSLAVAVLHEPQMLILDEPTSGVDPVARDGFWELLIDLSRNQGVTIFITTHFMNEGMRCDRISLMNAGKVLAADAPQKLIEARGAASLEEAFIGYMEDAIAEKAAKESAAAAAPASAEKPVGLAHAPRSALSLGLGRLLAYSANETMQILRDPIRLAFAFLGSALLMLVFGFGITTDVEHIRYAPFDLDQTAESRAYLEQFAGTPRYFTLTEPVRSADSALRRLQADDISLVIEMPPNFGRDLRKELAPEVLAWVDGANTYRGETVSQYVQAVQMTMMQDPSNGLPTEPPKYTATFQDRYMYNPTFESIYVMVPSVPPMLLIFIPAILMAISVVREKELGSIINFYVTPTARLEYLLGKQIPYIVIGFVNYFILTAMAIIVFGIPVKGDFVILTICTLLYLVTTTGIGMVVSTFTSSQVAAVFVTAILTLVPTINFAGLLQPVSTLAGSAKLMGAIWPTSYYMHASRGVFTKGLGADLLMQDVVYLAFCIPVLWLVSVLALRKQEN
- a CDS encoding ABC transporter permease encodes the protein MNTLLNVFWLGLKEFRSLASDLVMVFFVLYAFTGAIYAQATGTSSEVRNASIAFVDEDGSALSKELMNAFYPPRFQRPDIIPVSEVETSMDRGEYMFVVVIPPRFELDQRAGRHPDIQLNIDATAMTQAAIGSGYIKNIINDRVSSFFRRTDRSAAPPINLIIRRLFNPNGESSWFTSVVAIINQITLITVILTGAAVIREREHGTLEHLLVMPLNAFEIAMAKIWSNSLVILICTALSLRIVVMQLLESPFAGSVLLWFAGVLLYLFFATALGLFLGTISRSMAQFALLIIIVVLVLQLLSGGNTPVESQPAWLQSLTFLLPSRHFVSFSQIIIYRGGGFQDVWRQFAMVGGIGLTFFVYSLSLFRKSIAVTR
- a CDS encoding HlyD family secretion protein, with the protein product MSKTVQMIIIAAVIAIGGYIGYQHWSAARSALPSGIASGNGRIEAKLVDIAAKEPLRVKQILVDEGDLVKPGQVVVRMDTVTLDAQLAEAKLSVVAKQQQEAVSRATIGKRQAEINLAKTEVKRSTALVRERAGSQRELDVRQMALATTTAGLAEEEAKLRTIEQEVKVAIATAATIQTRIDDAILKSPVTGRVLYKLAEVGEVIAAGGKVLTLTNLSDVYMEIFLPSAQAARIREGAEARLTLDALPGVAVAGYVSFVSPEAQFTPKQVETKTERDKLMFRVKIRVPEKMVESHIDVVKTGVRGVGYVKLDNSAEWPAYLQNLVKPGGEQASRSAKP